One Haloarchaeobius amylolyticus genomic window, CCAAGCGACAGACCGTCTCACGCGGCCCACGATACCCTCTTGCTGCAATCCTCTTGGCTATCAATGAGCCAGCTATCAAGCTTCTCACCGACTTATCGATTGGATACCACAGCTTGTGATTCAGGCCGTGCTAAGTCTCTTGGAAGTCCAACCCCCTATTGAATTGAGACACAATCAGATGCGGACCAATCACGAACAGCGCAATCGGCCGTTGAACAAGTAGCACCGGACCCTGCTTATGACATGGTCCCCGATCCTTCGGGTGGAACTGAATCGTTCGATTGTTCGGCAGATGAATCAGCGGGTGTCCTTTCGAACGTTCTTGCTAATGAACTCAATTCTTGGTACAAAAGCCAACAACACAAGAGAAACGTCGAGAGGGGGAAACCCTATTTCAACGGACCCTCTCCGGTACCAGACCCACGACGACACAGTCCAAGCCAGCTGCTCAAATGCCACCGTCGGGTATACTACCAGCTCCACAATGCTCCAGCGGAGAAAGGAGAGCCGACTGGAATCTTCTGGTTCGGTTCGCGTTTCGAAACCGAGGTCGCTGTTCCCTTTCTTCAGAGCCTGACCAGAGATGGCGAGTACATCCGAAATTCGATGTGGGTGGATTTCACCGTCGATAGTACAGACCAGTCAATTCGAATTCGCGGTGAGACGGATTCAGTGTTCGTCGACGCCGATAGCGAGCCGCTCCTGTTGACTGAGATTAAAACGACCACCTCTCTCAGCAATCTCGAGGCCCCGAAACCACAGCACCTTGCCCAGGTTCACGCCTATCTCTACGGTCTTTCGGAGCAATTCGAGCGTAGACTCTCGGACGCAGTCATCCTATACGCGAAGCGTGATGACTTCTCGACCAGAGTATTCCACGTTCAGTTCGAGCAAGAGTTCTGGGAAGATCGAGTTCTAACTTGGGCCAGCCAGAACTCAGAATATCGGCGAAGTCAATCACTCCCACCACCGACTCCAGAATTCGAGTGGGAGTGCGACTACTGCCCGTACCGAAGACGCTGTGGTCGGGCAGGAAGCCAGTTCTCGGACGAGGACGTCACTGGTCTGCTACCGTTCACTGATGACTATCCAAGAGCGCAACTGGAGAACTACCTCGAGGCCTATCCTGACGCGAAGCTAACGCCGACTCTGGCACTGCGGTATCCTGAACTAGCTGAGGAGTGGGGTACATACGACTGGCAGTGCCCAGCTTGTAGCTCCTCGTACTCGTTCGAGAGCGTGGATTGGGACGGCGACCTAGAGCAACTGCCGTACTGCAAACCATGTGCTGAGAGTGGTCTATTGGCCACCCTCGAGGAACCGAAGCCAGATGTACAACCTGCGACCCGGAGAGAGGAATAAATGCCAACCAAAACTCCAGTATCGAATGAATCAGACCGACTTTCGAACAAATTCGGTCAGTGTCCGGCCTGCGGATCTCGTCGACTCCGCGAGCTGGTCTCGTCGCTTGAACCTATCTGCGACGACTGTGGGGCTGTTGCCTCTGATACGATTGAACACCCGACAATCTTGGAGAATTCAGATGATGAAGCCTCGATGGAACTCTCGTGGTCAGACTACTACACGATAACGAACAGCACCGAGCAGCAGGTAGCCACTGCAATGGGGGTCCTAGATACCCTTGCTGATGAACTGAACCTCGACACGAACGTCCGAGAGCGAGCGGCAGCCATCTATGCCGAGGCAGCTATCGAAAATCTCACTGATGGTCGTCCCACTGAACTCTTGATTGGTTCGGTCATTGCTGTGGCTGCACGCGAACTACAGGACCCACGTCCCACGGGTCGTATTGCATCTGCGGCCACTGTCCGGGCTGGTTCACTTGGGCGTCTCATTCGACGACTCACGAGGGAACTCGCCCGCCCGAGCCCTGTCTGTCGTCCAAATGACTACCTGCCGTACCTTCGTCAGGAGCTCAGTCTCGATGCCCAGTACGAAGATGCTGCGCTGGAACTGCTAGAGTCTCTTGACGAGACTACCATTTCAGGGAAATGCCCAGTAGGGTTTGCTGGTGCTGCACTCTACCTCGCGTCTGATGGACTCGTTACCCAACGACAAATTGCGCAGACAGCCGCGATCACTGGAGAGACTCTGCGTGTGAGAGTAAGAGATATCCGTTCAAATGAGGTGAAAAAATGACCAGTCAAGATACCGCCTTAGTTGGGGCTCTCCAGCCTTCAAATGAATCCAATTCAATTCTCAGGGCAGCCGTCTACGCACGAACATCGACCACCAGCCAAAAATATGGATACTCGATTGGTGAACAGGTCCGCCTGTGTGTTGACCGATGCCATCTACTCGGCTGGGAGGTTCACTACATCTTCCAGGACGAAGCCGAGAGTGGGAGTGATACGGACCGGCCAATGTTCCAACGGATGATTTCGATGGCTGAAGCCGATGCATTCGATGTCCTCGTCTTCTGGAAGCTGGATCGGTTTTCGAGATCGATCATGCACGCAGTCCAGCTTGAGAAACAATTCTCCGATATGGGACTCGCACTCCATAGCGTGACTGAGCAACTGGATACGACGAGCCCAGCCGGTAGATTCAATTTCAGGAATATAGCCAACGCAGCCGAATTTGAGAGAGAACTAATCAAGCAACGAACGAAGATGGGTCACCTCGCCAGGGCGATGGAACACAAATGGCCGAATTCATCGCCACCGCTCGGGTACGAGGTGCGCGAGGACGGATATCTAGAGGTCGTTCCCAGTGAAGCCACCCTTGTGAGACGGATATTCAGGGAGTACATAGAGCAAGAGTCCATGCCCGCTGTAGCGGAGGTATTAAACCAGGACCAGAGGTTCGGGAAAGGGAATATGCAGTGGACACCAAACTCGGTTGGTGCTATTCTCAGGAACCCCATTTACACTGGTGAATACTCGGTTCGGTCGGTCAGTGCAAGAGTAGATGAATATCGAATCTTGAGTGACGAACTTTTCCAGAAAGCAACGGATGTTCGGACTCGGTTTCAGACTTCGAACAACGCTCCCAAGCCTGCAATGGCAAAGCAGAGAAAACGAAGACTCGTGACCGAAGTTCTGGATAAATATCTTGAGTACTTGGAGGACTGACCCTTGGTGGAATCAGTTTTGTATACTACCTACATAGCAAACCAGTTTATTCTGCCCGATGGGAGAGGTTGAACCACAATTCTATTCGGTTCTGGCCACATCTTCACGCTGGTCTTTCTATCAGTAGGAGAAGACAAATCTAAGCCGTGGGCGAATGGTTTTGAGAATGTCCCGACAATTCTACTGTAGTTCTCGGATTCCGTGTTCTCGAGATAGCTCATGTCCTTCTCGAAGAAGACCCTGACATTACTCCTGTCACTGCTTAGTTGTTCGCCGCTCAAATCGAGAACCACTACCAACTGTCCACCACGGGCAGCGAGCCGGGTTGCATACTTCTCCCCACCATTTAGGTTCAGGAGATCTTCGTCAGACCACGCCTGAGGAACTCCGATACGCAGTTGGTGAGAGTACCGGTTGGTGTTCTTCGCCAGTCGAGTATAGAATGGCTTGGCAAGTTTTCGTACATCATCGTAGCACACTGGTCTTACCGGGGGATTCAATGATAGGGTGAGCTCTTTCTGTAGATGAGTCTTGAATTTTACTTCAGCTCCACCTGTCTCCACAAGGTCAAAGAGCCCAGATTCAACGGCGAACTCCTTAGGGAAGCGTAATAGCGTTGTATTACACTTCCCAGTTTGTGAAAGGTTCCGCTCATTCGCCCAACCACCTAATCCTGGGTAGAGGTCGAACACTATTTCACCATCCTGTAGGGTCGGCCTGAATGCGATTGGATCACCACCTTCCAACTCGTGGAACTCAACCAGATCGGAGGGTACGGTTACCTCAACGCGCTCACCGCTAGCGCGGAGTTTCATCTCGTAATCCGGCATGGTGACCCTCTCGGCTGGGTTCATGCTCTCTATGTCAGTCACCATTCCCACCGTAATGTTTGAAATCAGATAGCTCTGATTCTAGCCGCCTGAGTTCCCTCTTTTTCGGGAATAGCCGCTCGTTCCCGCAGTCGCTACAGCGGTAGTAGTGACTGAGCCGTTCGGGGTCTTCCGGAGTCCCGTTTTTAGTCATCGGTTGACCACAATTGGGACACCGCAGGGTCATCTCTGGAAAGGTAATCAGCGCCGGAACTGATTCCATAGTACCTTCCAGTTTCTCTAACCCTCTCTGAGTGTCGTCAACTCCGTTCAGTTCGTCCAGCCTCTCAATTTTTCGCTGTGCCATCTCGAAGAGGTCATCACTGACAATCACGAGCTCACGCTCGTACTTCGTTTCCGCGAACAAATTGGTAGATAGGCCACAGGTGTCCATGATCACCGCAATCGCCCATCCGACGTAGATCTCATTGGAGACAATCTCCTTAACTTGGGACGTCGTGAAATCCTGTCTTGGGAATGCCTCAGCGGTTTCTGTGTAAGCTCTGGAAGGAGTTGCACTGACGAAGGTGCCGAATATCTTCCTCACATTGGCCGCGGCAGACATCTTCGGACGGATCCAGCCTTGATTCGTAGATTCGTAGCCGTAGGGTGGTTTGTCGTAGACTGCGTTCCAGTTTTTGTTCTTGAAGCTCTGGATAACTCCCCTTTGAGCGGATTCGCTGCGAGACTCGTTCGTGCGCTGTGCTTCTCCGGCCTGAGTGATGATTATCGGTCTGTGTTCGTGTTTCGCGAAATCCAGCTCCTTGAATCGATTCGTGACCAGTTTAACTCCGAATTCTGTTCGCAGCCTACCGATGAGGTTTATGGTCTTCAGAGCGTCTCGTCCGAGGCGGTTTATTCTAGTTACAACCAGATAGTCGACTTCGTACTCATCCACGAGCTTGAGTATCTCTTTGATACCTGGTCTGTCGAAGTCACTCCCCGATAGACCTGCGTCTGTGATTAGTTCTTCCTTCAAGGAGATGTTCATCTCGTTGCAGAGACGTTCAATTTGGTCTTGCTGTGAATCAAGACTCCGCCCCTCTTTTGCCTGTTCCTCGCTGCTGACTCTCCTGTAGGCGATTCCTTGCCTATCATCCCAATCTTTGTGGTGCGAGTCTTCGAAGCGTTCTGGGTCTATATTTCGATACTTCTGAATCGGATTTTCGACTGGCTGATCGGTGTTAGAACTCATGATTGTTCTCTATCTGCCGCAAGATTTTCTGATCGCTCTGTTCCACTGTTTGGGGGTCTGATTGAGCAACCCTCCAGAAACGCCGCGATATTTCGGCTGTAATCAGTGAGTTTCCAGACCCCCACTTAAATTCTCTTCGCAGAATGGCCGTTCCACCTCTGGTTGACACGGCCATGGCTTTGTCCACCAGAGCTCGGGTATTTCCTCTGCGAAGAGACGGTACTCGAGGTTGGTCAACCGAACCGAATCGACTGTGGAGTATAGCAACCATCCCCGTGGGAACATATCCACCACAGAGAACACTTCAACCTTGCTACAACTGTTGGGTTATTCAGTCAATTATTGGAAAATATATTCCTATACCTGGTATAAGTGGAAGGACTCGAAAGAACTTTTTCAGATGGGGCCGCATTGAGAGCAGATTCTCCGATTTCTCAAGTATACCTCAAACGGTGGTGTCATTCATTGAATAAAAACCTCCCCGATGGAGATGTCGGAGGGTCTAGCAGACGGATAGAACTTCCCTCCGGTGAAAATGGAACCACCCTCGGTGTATGTCTCTACCTGACTCTCGATGAGCTCCGAGAACTTGGCGTCGAAGTTGATGGAGCAGATTATCTTAAACTCTCTGTCGATGGTGAGACTCAACGAATAGAGCTGTCAAGGTGTTCAGAGGAGGTGGAGGCGAATGAGTAAATACTCATTTGGAAGAGAGCAACAATCGGTGCTTGATTTTGTCCTCCAACTTCTTCTTGAACCTCGAACTCTGATGGGGCATATCTGCTACAGAACTTTGGGTGAACGCCATGACTAACGTGGGTGAGGATACCCAGCCGACGATGTGTTATCCTCAGAAGGCTCAGCACGCAAAATGGAAGCAGTTAGCGGATGAAAGAGGATACAAGAGCCTATCCCGCTTTATAATCCAGAATGTAGAGCGAGGCTACAAGAATCTCAATTTGAACTTGAGAAATGGTTCAGACGAACTTCGCAAGCAGCGAAACGACCTGAAACGGGAACTGGACCAGACTCGATTACGACTCCAAGAAGTCGAAGAGCAACTCTATCGTGGAGAGCGTGAGTCGGTGCTTGAATTCTTGGAACACCAATCAGGAGGTGCAACCTTCCCTGAGCTAGTACAGCACATCATCGACGATGCTCCAGTCCGCGTCGCTGAACTGGTTGACCAACTTGATGGAGACGAGATCGAGTATGTCGACGGTGAATACAGGCTCGTTGGGGGTACTGGCGATGACTGAAACTGGTCGGTGGATCCCAGTCGATCCGACAATTCGCGCTGGAATGTACAAATTAATCGACCAAGTGCCTGACCACCACCGACTACGTGTCTATCAAAATGAGTTCGAAAACCGGGATACGTGGCGGGCGTATCTGGCGACTCGTTCTTGGAATGAATCTGCCACCCCCGGGCGGAGAAGATATCTGGCTCGTGCTGAGGAGCGGTGGAAGTCGTTCATGCAGTCGAGAGAACGCCACCATGCACTCTGCACACCTGCTGACGCAGACGCGTACGCGCAGAAACTCATCGAAGAATTTGACGTAACCCTCGAGACTGCAGCGAGGTACTGGGGAGACGTCGAGAAGTTCTACCGGTGGATGTTCCATCACACGGACTATCCTCATCGGTACCACCCGTTCGTCATGGCTGCAGCCGCCTACGAACCGAGTCGAGCATTGTGGGAAGAGAAGGTGACACGAGGATGACTCTCCCCAATACCGACGACGAGATCTCGCGAATAGCAACAGCATTCGGTCGAGACCCGGACCCCCTCACGAAGTACGAGGGACAGTTCGAACAGCTGGCGGTCGACCCATTGGACGCGTACTTCGACCGCGTCCTCATGGCGAAGGACCCAACTGAGTCTACCCAGAAGAACTACCAGTACTCGTTCGACCAGTGGCGGGAGTTCATGCAAGAGGTTGACCGCCATTTCGCCTGTCCGAGCAATACCCACGTGAGAGGGTTCATCGAGTACCTTCTCCAGGACCGAGAAAACAGCATCTCGACGACCAAGCGCAAGGTTGGGAACGTCAATCGTGCGTACGAGTGGTGGCAGGAACACCACGCCTTTCCTCACCCGGGCGACTACAACCCGTTCCGAATCGCACTTCGTGAAGCTGACTTGGGGAGGAAGAATGAGGAGCTGAAGCACCCTCCGATATCGATATCTGAACTTCGCTCCGTTATTGCTGACTGTACCAACGTTCGCGAACGGCTGTTCCTGGTCTGGCAGCTGAAGTTCGGCCTTCGCGTGGGTGAGTTACTGAACATCCGGCTCGAGGACATCGCGATTGCACACTCCGGGCTCAAAGAGTGGTACCCAGAAATCGGGACCGCGGATGCGCTTGCGGGATACGAGAACGCGCTCTATATCCCGTCGAAATACGAGCGTGAAGGCAACAAGTCGTCCCGACCTCGGATTCTACCGATCGACGACGAAGCGAAGCGCGTGTTGATGCAGTACCTTCCTACCCGTCCAACTGTGGAAGAGCCGTGGCTGATACTGAGCAAGCGGACGTACGAGAAAATCGAGCGAGGAGATGCTGTGAACACAGTGTGGAAAGAGCACTTCTCGGAATTCAATGATCTGGAGGGCTATCGGAACATTACATCGCACTACGGACGGCACTACTTCACGAGCTACTGGAAACTGAAAGAGAATATTCCGCGGGAGCTAGTCCAGTATATGCGTGGGGACAAGCTAGGTGCTGGAGAAGGTGAGTCGATTGACGAGTATCTCACCGCTCACTATCAGGACATCCGCAGTCTCTACCGAGATAAGATATTCCACCTGCTCTGATCAAAATCAGGTGTGAGTATCTACTCGGGGTCGGGACTGAAGTAAGGGGCCAGGGAAGAACGGCGTGGATTGTTCATTTTTGGCACAACAAACGCACCGACGACGCTCCTGACCCGTATAGAACGTTGACAGAACTGCAAATATGACTTTTGGATTGGAATTACCGGTAGAACCACTCTGCTCTCGTTTCTCCCAAATTCATTAATCTTTGATATTCACCCGAGCTTCATCCAGAATTTCATCGACGATGTCTGCGATCTCGAGGTATTCCTTAAACGCGACTACGAGTGTTTTGAAATAGCTCTCAGGAAGCCCCGACTGGTCGACATCATACGTTTTCTGCATATAATCGCGCTTGTTCCCTTTGTTCGTGATTCCCTTCTCGTCCAACAGTGGCTCAAGCTTGGACTGCCATTGTTCGCTATTGTAGAGCTGATGGAATTCGTCCCGTAGCGGGACGTTGGTTGGACAACGGAGTCTGTACGTAAGCTGCCCCTGACTGAACGATTGCTCGCTTCGAATGAGGTGGTTGAAATGGAGTCTGAGGCCGGAGTAACCATTCGTTTCTTCGGCGACGTTAGTCGGCTCTAAATTCTCATCGTTGAGGTACCAGCCATGTTTGAATATACACCCATATTCGCGTGGCTCACAACGGATCATCCACTCTTCGCTCCACAGATCGTCGCTCAGCTGTTTCTGGAACTGTTCGGGCCACTCTTCGACTGAGCGCTGGCGGAGCTTTTCTGCGGCTTCTAGAAGCTCGTCGAAGTCGCTCCTGTATTCGCTGAGAAGTCGCACCTTCTCCTTCTGAGTTTGTGTAAAATCGTTGTCTTCCATGCTGGTCACCGTGATTATCGTCGACAGAAAGTCGTTGAGCTGGCTGACGCTCCGCTCTGGGTACTGACCGTGGGATCGATGCAGTTCCTCGTGAAAGGCATCCACAACGTGTCGCCAGTACAGTCTTCGAACCGTTCCGCAGCCGAGTCAGATGCGTGTGCCTTCGACAGAAACACGTAGTGGTGTCCATCTTGGGGGTACTCGCTCTTCTCTTCGTTACCGATATGCTTGTCTTGGATGTAGCGTTGAGTCTGCCTCTCTCCTTCTGAGGCATCCACCTTCGACTCGATGCAGACGAACCACTTCTCGGGTGCACGAATTACGATGTCGAGTCGATTATTCTGAGGTGAGGTGACTTCCGTGTCGACCCGAACCCTCTCAATGTCTCTGTGGATATAGTCTATTGAACTTCCAGTTTCTTCGCTCACTGTATCCAAGAAGCGCTTGAGTAGGTCGGCATCGAACCCATGTGGTTCAGACGGGTCGAGGAAGTACGCCAGAAGTGTATTCCATTGCTGTTCCGCTCTCATCGAGCCAAGGATTCGAAGCGTTGATTTCGGTGGTTCTGATACCTCGGGTATTGCCTCGAGTGATGCTCGGAATTCGCGTAACCGGTCATCCAGTTTGTCACCCGCTGGCATGACCCTACGAAGATAGCGGAAGGTCATAAAATCATCCCCCTGCACGTCCTGAGGGGGGCTGTACTCGGGCTTTCATCGATTTGATTTCCACCTTTTTAGTGCAGCCACTGAAACCCACTCAGAGTCTGCCAGAAGCGGCGTGCTGATTAGAGAGGATGTAGTCAGCAATGGAAGCTCGGTTGTTCCGGCTTCGAGTCGCTGAATGCGCCGACAGACCTGGAATGCAAATCCCTCGACACGGAGGCTTTTTTACACAGGAATAAAATCCGCTACACATGACGTTTCAATCCGAGTCGGTGTCCGGGTTCGTCTCCCGATTCGGGCTGCAACTTCCGGTGGTTATCGTCGTCGTTGGGGCAGTCACGGCCTCGTCACTGTACTTTTCGGTGATTGTGGCTGCGGCCGTCGGCCTCTTCGTCGGGACTTTCGTCGCCTTACTCGTCGCTGTTCTTGCAACGTTTGTCGGATAATCCGACCAACACACGCGAGTTATCCCTGCCACGTTGATGCGCTGTATCTACCAACTCGGATGATCGAAGGCGCAGAGATCTCTCATGGCCGATTCGCGCGCTGTATTCAGCACGGCCCGTTCGAACTACTCGGGTTGTGTCATGAACCTCGTGACCGACTTAGAGGATGGATTCTGAAAAAGGGTTCTGCTAGTTCATACTATTCTCCTCTTTGTCATGATGGGTCAGAACTTATTACCACCCTGTTAGATTATTGGATATGCCACCGACATCGAGCGCTGTGGAAAGCGCTGTTGCAAGGTCTCTCAATAAATTGTTGGACGGAGATGGGGATAGGAAGCTACTAGTTAACGATGCTAATGAGCGAAGTATCAGCCATAGGCTTGCGATGTACTTAGAACAAGAAGTTGAAGCCTTTGAGATGGATTATGACGTTGATGTAGAATACAATAGAGTCACCAAAGAAAACGGAGCGACGGTGGATTCGAAGAAACGAGTTCGTTATGACAAACTACCTGATGAGTGCCAAGGGAGAAAAATAGAGGTTGATGATACGAATGCCCAGACAGTTTTTCCAGACATTGTCGTTCATAAGAGAGGTTCCAGCGACCACAACCTTCTGGTTATAGAAATTAAGAAAACGTCCTCCTCTGATTCGGGGAAGTGCGACAAGGAGAAAATTAAGCGCTTCCGTGCCGATATCGGGTATGAGAATGGGCTTTTCCTACGGCTGAAAGTTGGTGATGACCCTGATATTGACGATTGCGATTGGTTTACCGAATAGAATATCCGTTGAATCTTGCTGAATAT contains:
- a CDS encoding recombinase family protein, which encodes MTSQDTALVGALQPSNESNSILRAAVYARTSTTSQKYGYSIGEQVRLCVDRCHLLGWEVHYIFQDEAESGSDTDRPMFQRMISMAEADAFDVLVFWKLDRFSRSIMHAVQLEKQFSDMGLALHSVTEQLDTTSPAGRFNFRNIANAAEFERELIKQRTKMGHLARAMEHKWPNSSPPLGYEVREDGYLEVVPSEATLVRRIFREYIEQESMPAVAEVLNQDQRFGKGNMQWTPNSVGAILRNPIYTGEYSVRSVSARVDEYRILSDELFQKATDVRTRFQTSNNAPKPAMAKQRKRRLVTEVLDKYLEYLED
- a CDS encoding recombinase family protein, with the protein product MSSNTDQPVENPIQKYRNIDPERFEDSHHKDWDDRQGIAYRRVSSEEQAKEGRSLDSQQDQIERLCNEMNISLKEELITDAGLSGSDFDRPGIKEILKLVDEYEVDYLVVTRINRLGRDALKTINLIGRLRTEFGVKLVTNRFKELDFAKHEHRPIIITQAGEAQRTNESRSESAQRGVIQSFKNKNWNAVYDKPPYGYESTNQGWIRPKMSAAANVRKIFGTFVSATPSRAYTETAEAFPRQDFTTSQVKEIVSNEIYVGWAIAVIMDTCGLSTNLFAETKYERELVIVSDDLFEMAQRKIERLDELNGVDDTQRGLEKLEGTMESVPALITFPEMTLRCPNCGQPMTKNGTPEDPERLSHYYRCSDCGNERLFPKKRELRRLESELSDFKHYGGNGD
- a CDS encoding CRISPR-associated protein Cas4; the protein is MVPDPSGGTESFDCSADESAGVLSNVLANELNSWYKSQQHKRNVERGKPYFNGPSPVPDPRRHSPSQLLKCHRRVYYQLHNAPAEKGEPTGIFWFGSRFETEVAVPFLQSLTRDGEYIRNSMWVDFTVDSTDQSIRIRGETDSVFVDADSEPLLLTEIKTTTSLSNLEAPKPQHLAQVHAYLYGLSEQFERRLSDAVILYAKRDDFSTRVFHVQFEQEFWEDRVLTWASQNSEYRRSQSLPPPTPEFEWECDYCPYRRRCGRAGSQFSDEDVTGLLPFTDDYPRAQLENYLEAYPDAKLTPTLALRYPELAEEWGTYDWQCPACSSSYSFESVDWDGDLEQLPYCKPCAESGLLATLEEPKPDVQPATRREE
- a CDS encoding PD-(D/E)XK nuclease family protein gives rise to the protein MPAGDKLDDRLREFRASLEAIPEVSEPPKSTLRILGSMRAEQQWNTLLAYFLDPSEPHGFDADLLKRFLDTVSEETGSSIDYIHRDIERVRVDTEVTSPQNNRLDIVIRAPEKWFVCIESKVDASEGERQTQRYIQDKHIGNEEKSEYPQDGHHYVFLSKAHASDSAAERFEDCTGDTLWMPFTRNCIDPTVSTQSGASASSTTFCRR
- a CDS encoding transcription initiation factor IIB family protein, with product MPTKTPVSNESDRLSNKFGQCPACGSRRLRELVSSLEPICDDCGAVASDTIEHPTILENSDDEASMELSWSDYYTITNSTEQQVATAMGVLDTLADELNLDTNVRERAAAIYAEAAIENLTDGRPTELLIGSVIAVAARELQDPRPTGRIASAATVRAGSLGRLIRRLTRELARPSPVCRPNDYLPYLRQELSLDAQYEDAALELLESLDETTISGKCPVGFAGAALYLASDGLVTQRQIAQTAAITGETLRVRVRDIRSNEVKK
- a CDS encoding tyrosine-type recombinase/integrase, with the translated sequence MTLPNTDDEISRIATAFGRDPDPLTKYEGQFEQLAVDPLDAYFDRVLMAKDPTESTQKNYQYSFDQWREFMQEVDRHFACPSNTHVRGFIEYLLQDRENSISTTKRKVGNVNRAYEWWQEHHAFPHPGDYNPFRIALREADLGRKNEELKHPPISISELRSVIADCTNVRERLFLVWQLKFGLRVGELLNIRLEDIAIAHSGLKEWYPEIGTADALAGYENALYIPSKYEREGNKSSRPRILPIDDEAKRVLMQYLPTRPTVEEPWLILSKRTYEKIERGDAVNTVWKEHFSEFNDLEGYRNITSHYGRHYFTSYWKLKENIPRELVQYMRGDKLGAGEGESIDEYLTAHYQDIRSLYRDKIFHLL